AAGTTTCCTTTATCGTTTTCCCACTCTATTTGGGCCCATAATTATAGCCTCTTGATTCTTGAATCTAGAAAATTCAAACTGAAAATATACACTGAAAACCAATGCCCAGAGTTTTGCAATATATTTCATTTCACTTTTCTACATTTAACAATATGCAGAATCCTGTATGGAATATATATCAAATGCACAATCATGCTTATCAAGTAACTTTACCTCAACATGTAATATAACCAGAAAACTGCCAGGGTAACGCCAGTATACCATGAGTACTTGATCCATCTCCTGCGATGGTTTGATTCATGAAGCAGACCTATGATGGCAAACAAGCATGCTAAAACAGCCACCCAGTCTGTAAAagttattcaattaaataagtTCACAGCATTGATCCACATAATTTGTGATACGTGGAGAACATATCATATTTTATCGTTGCAAATCAGTATAAGCAGATAATGCAAATAAGGGCACAAAGGGACTAAAATCTACAACTTTATAGAACAGAATAATACGAAATGAAACAGTTCCTGATTAAAATAGGAAGAAGAAATTCAGATACGAGAAGTGAACCTGCAGATATAATAGTCCATGAGTAGATCTCCTCCATGAAATACGCATGATACCGCTGTTTATCAAAGAACAAAGAAAGACATATCATATTCAGTAAAGGCAACTATCatgagattgaaaaaaaaaaaaacagctaaAATGCTTCAATGTTACAAATCAGGAAAAGAGTAAAATGCAGAGCCTTCCCACTATGTCAGATTTTAACATAACTcctatttgaataaatttttccACAAACATTAAAAGgggaagaaaataagaaggtAAAATGAATTGAACTTTTCTCATAACTTAAAAATCAAGTTGTACACTTCTGCAAAAAAACTCAGTTGTACAAGTTACTTTTAACTAACGGGAAAGGCTTAATTCATTTTTGTCTTCTTAATCTCTTCTTTTCAAGTTTACAGAGTTTATCCAACGAAGAATCCACTTCTGACTGAATATGTCACCAAAAGCACAGCCAAACAATGTATATCCAAAAATTCATGAGACgtaaattaaatagaaaaagatgCTTATCAAATCCCATAACACCAGCATtccagttaaaaaaaaaaaaagaaatgctcAAATCACAAGCAACCTAGAGAAATACGATATAAATAAACCTCCTTCAGTATATAGTCTCCGTTTCTAATTTCAACGATTCTTCCAGAAGACAGTAATTCACAAATTGGAAATTTTCGGTGTAAAATATAGCAACAAGTCTTGAAAATACCAGTTCCCACGGTGTTAAAGCCTGATGGAAGATGGAGTACAAAAGAAACACGATGTAACAGAAGAACAAAGTTGCGAATACCatctatataataaaaaagaaaatcaggtTAGCAGGAGTCCAATAAGTTAAAGAATTCAATCAAATTGTGTTTAACAAGAAATAAAGGTAACATTGTGTTGTGAATGTACCCTCCATAAGCGACTCTGCTCAGCTTGACTTCTTTCAAGAGAACGAACTAACTCTTCCTGCTCTGCGCATCAAAATCTAAGTCTTCATTAATTAACTAGATGACCCAATTcgaatttataaaacaaaatgaaatatttataattttaatttttccgcaatCAGAAATAGTCGAGGAAGATCGTACCATGAGATTCTAAGGGTCGAGAGTCTCCGTCGTGCACCGGAAGAGAGAGGTTTCCGTCTTCCGAATGGCGAAATTTCCTTGCGAGCTTCTTCATTGTTCTAATTTACCGATTCCTTTCTATCGTCGCAGATTTGAAACGGTTCTTGGAAAATCTTGTTCTAATTGTTAAGTATTTCGTTATATTTATTCGTCAAtctattatatgattaaatattaaaaaaaatcaaagacagttactattttataaattatactaGGAGAAAATTAAGTTtccatgtattttttttaaaataaaataagggaAAAATAGAGAGCATAAAAGTTTAAATGAAACGTGtctaattaaaagtttaaatcatCTACAATGTATTCATTATACAAAGCtattttttctcattcttcCTTTGAgtaaagatttaatttataaatactaatGTATATGTAATTACCAGTGTTGTTTTGTGGGAAAGTTAAAAATCAAGAATCAACTTAATCACTCCAACAATTGCATATTTCAAGTTTTTGATATACGAGTACttgatttttttagtatttaatattttattttaaaatgaaatgtttaaaatttaacattttatattaaatatcgTGTATTGTTTT
This genomic stretch from Vigna radiata var. radiata cultivar VC1973A chromosome 7, Vradiata_ver6, whole genome shotgun sequence harbors:
- the LOC106767429 gene encoding uncharacterized protein LOC106767429 isoform X2, with the protein product MKKLARKFRHSEDGNLSLPVHDGDSRPLESHEQEELVRSLERSQAEQSRLWRMVFATLFFCYIVFLLYSIFHQALTPWELRYHAYFMEEIYSWTIISAGLLHESNHRRRWIKYSWYTGVTLAVFWLYYMLRLPKFRWDVIWLPFGPLGASALCLYVDHLLTESSEEVRKLRGYMYTYKAS
- the LOC106767429 gene encoding uncharacterized protein LOC106767429 isoform X1, whose protein sequence is MKKLARKFRHSEDGNLSLPVHDGDSRPLESHEQEELVRSLERSQAEQSRLWRMVFATLFFCYIVFLLYSIFHQALTPWELRYHAYFMEEIYSWTIISADWVAVLACLFAIIGLLHESNHRRRWIKYSWYTGVTLAVFWLYYMLRLPKFRWDVIWLPFGPLGASALCLYVDHLLTESSEEVRKLRGYMYTYKAS